One Candidatus Wallbacteria bacterium genomic window carries:
- a CDS encoding YgiT-type zinc finger protein, with protein MNCVVCKNPEINMKKVDEEIRTGKDIVLLSLDVLVCDHCGERYYDRATVRKIEEVRNRLSSNKLKCEVEGRVLRAKVA; from the coding sequence ATGAATTGTGTGGTATGCAAAAACCCGGAAATCAACATGAAAAAGGTGGATGAAGAGATCAGAACCGGCAAGGATATTGTTCTTCTTTCACTTGATGTTCTGGTTTGCGATCATTGCGGCGAAAGATATTATGATCGTGCGACTGTCAGAAAAATCGAGGAAGTCAGGAACAGACTGTCTTCAAATAAATTGAAGTGTGAAGTGGAAGGTCGGGTGCTGAGGGCTAAGGTTGCATAA
- a CDS encoding AMP-binding protein yields the protein MSDTLENKIIHSGQYNIGYICSRLQCEQGLRDKTAMKWISPSMEMREISFGELEIESNRFANALNSLNVVSGERVFIFLPKVPELFFSFLGILKKRAVAGTLFPNFGEDALKDRLFDSEASILITKKSQLKKIEKIWKMLPTLRTIILVDANSHVSDTVLSYKLLTGSEKNDFNIEMTGPDTPSVMHYTSGSTGKPKGVIHVHKSILSQHFTTKSILQLEPDDIFWCTADQGWVTGTSYGIIGPWSCGITQIHYGGAYSPEIWMKIIEQFKVSVWYTAPTALRMLKREPDDLFYGFNFSELRSIFSVGEPLNPEVFLWGKRVFKKDIYDTWFQTETGSIMVSNRPGLIAKPGSMGKPVEGIDARVLSDEGVECLIGSKGNLCMKPGWSSMFAGYNKADEVYQNKFKNGFYFSGDLAHIDEEGYFWFSSRSDDVINTAGHLISPFEVESALLEIPDVADTAVIGAPDDLLWEKVVAYLVLKPGIEWNNELELKIRLHVSNRVSSIATPQDIKIISKIPKNKSGKIMRRVLKSMYLGNDLGDLSTMEDEA from the coding sequence ATGAGTGATACACTGGAAAATAAAATAATTCATTCGGGTCAGTATAATATCGGGTACATTTGCAGCCGTTTGCAGTGTGAACAGGGACTAAGAGACAAGACTGCCATGAAATGGATTTCACCATCCATGGAGATGAGAGAGATTTCTTTTGGGGAATTGGAGATCGAGAGCAACCGTTTTGCCAATGCTCTAAACTCGTTGAATGTAGTTTCGGGCGAAAGGGTATTTATTTTCTTACCCAAAGTTCCTGAATTATTTTTTTCATTCCTCGGAATTCTAAAAAAGCGTGCAGTTGCAGGAACACTGTTTCCTAATTTTGGTGAGGACGCCTTAAAGGACCGGCTCTTTGACAGCGAGGCATCGATTTTGATTACGAAAAAGAGCCAGCTTAAGAAAATTGAAAAGATCTGGAAAATGTTGCCTACTTTGAGAACAATAATCCTTGTCGATGCAAACAGCCATGTTTCGGATACTGTTTTGAGTTACAAGTTGTTGACCGGCTCGGAAAAAAATGACTTTAATATTGAGATGACTGGTCCTGATACTCCTTCAGTTATGCACTATACATCCGGTTCCACAGGTAAACCAAAAGGAGTGATTCACGTTCATAAGAGTATACTTTCTCAGCATTTTACGACAAAATCAATTTTACAGTTAGAACCCGATGATATTTTTTGGTGTACTGCAGACCAGGGCTGGGTTACAGGGACATCATATGGAATAATCGGACCATGGAGCTGCGGAATTACCCAAATCCATTATGGTGGAGCATACAGCCCTGAAATCTGGATGAAGATAATTGAACAATTCAAAGTTAGTGTATGGTATACGGCACCTACTGCTTTAAGGATGTTAAAAAGAGAACCTGACGATCTGTTTTATGGATTCAACTTTTCAGAATTGAGAAGTATCTTCAGTGTTGGAGAGCCTCTTAACCCGGAGGTTTTTCTCTGGGGAAAGCGTGTTTTTAAAAAAGATATTTATGACACCTGGTTTCAAACCGAGACAGGAAGCATCATGGTTTCTAATCGTCCGGGTTTGATTGCCAAACCTGGATCTATGGGGAAACCAGTTGAAGGTATTGATGCCAGAGTTTTATCTGATGAAGGAGTTGAATGCCTTATCGGCAGTAAAGGTAACCTTTGCATGAAGCCTGGATGGTCATCAATGTTTGCTGGATATAACAAAGCGGACGAAGTTTATCAGAACAAATTCAAGAACGGATTCTATTTTTCAGGAGACCTGGCTCATATTGATGAGGAAGGATATTTCTGGTTCAGCAGCCGCTCAGATGACGTAATCAACACTGCCGGACATCTGATCAGCCCATTTGAAGTGGAAAGTGCATTGTTGGAAATTCCTGATGTGGCAGACACCGCAGTGATCGGAGCTCCGGATGATCTGCTCTGGGAAAAAGTAGTTGCCTATCTGGTGCTGAAACCTGGAATTGAATGGAATAACGAACTGGAATTAAAGATCCGTCTGCATGTTTCCAATCGAGTTTCATCAATTGCTACGCCTCAGGACATTAAAATTATCAGCAAAATACCTAAAAATAAAAGCGGAAAAATCATGCGGAGAGTCCTTAAATCCATGTATCTTGGTAATGATCTCGGTGATCTCTCCACAATGGAGGACGAGGCATGA
- a CDS encoding AAA family ATPase, whose protein sequence is MYRKALEYLLEWKKRGSRKPLVIRGARQVGKTYLVRELGKKFASILEINFDRNPEKAELFASRDAAKIVRLLEVDANAEVIPGKTLIFLDEIQAVPDLLPVLRYFHEELPEIHLIAAGSLLDFVLSDHDFPMPVGRVEYLHLGPLDFEEFLAAVGEARLLEFLRNYSPIESMPAPFHGKLLQLLRDFFIVGGMPSGIRAYLDSGKITEANREQQSIIQTFEDDFGKYCRRCDPILLRKTFRMLPALLGCKVKYSRIDPGAKAKAVSDCIHLLELARIVFRVSHSSGNGIPLGAEADSRDFKLLFLDIGLAVSMLGLNSRVLTGSESIMLINSGAIAEQFVGQHLAYSGEAYETPGLHYWNREKKSSSAEVDFLIQSGNKVVPVEVKAGKTGSLRSLQVFLHEKKADFAVRFNTDFPSTGEFRTSIPGAEQRCYRLLSLPLYLICQAQRLIERENATATT, encoded by the coding sequence ATGTACAGAAAAGCTTTGGAATATCTGCTGGAATGGAAGAAGCGCGGGAGCAGGAAACCGCTCGTGATCAGAGGTGCCAGGCAGGTGGGGAAGACCTACCTGGTGCGCGAACTGGGGAAAAAGTTCGCCAGTATCCTGGAAATCAATTTTGACAGGAATCCGGAAAAGGCTGAACTCTTTGCATCAAGGGACGCGGCCAAGATCGTTAGGCTCCTGGAAGTGGATGCAAACGCAGAGGTCATTCCAGGTAAAACGCTGATTTTTCTCGATGAGATTCAGGCTGTGCCTGATCTGCTGCCTGTTTTACGGTACTTCCATGAGGAACTCCCTGAAATCCATCTGATAGCCGCAGGCTCATTGCTGGATTTCGTGCTGTCTGACCATGATTTCCCGATGCCTGTCGGCAGGGTGGAATACCTGCATCTGGGTCCGCTGGATTTCGAGGAATTTCTGGCTGCCGTAGGTGAAGCCAGGCTGCTGGAATTTTTGCGTAACTATTCGCCTATTGAATCGATGCCTGCCCCTTTTCACGGCAAACTGCTTCAGCTGCTGAGGGATTTTTTTATCGTGGGAGGCATGCCGTCAGGCATCAGGGCTTATCTTGATTCCGGAAAGATCACGGAAGCCAACAGGGAGCAGCAATCGATAATCCAGACCTTTGAGGATGATTTCGGAAAATACTGCAGGCGCTGCGATCCGATTCTGCTGAGAAAGACCTTCCGCATGCTGCCAGCCCTGCTCGGTTGCAAGGTCAAATATTCGCGCATCGATCCCGGAGCAAAGGCCAAAGCAGTTTCAGACTGCATTCATCTGCTGGAGCTGGCGCGGATAGTCTTCAGGGTCAGCCACAGTTCGGGAAACGGCATCCCGCTCGGCGCTGAAGCAGACAGCAGGGATTTCAAGCTGCTTTTTCTGGACATCGGCCTTGCAGTCAGCATGCTTGGCTTGAATTCCAGGGTTCTCACAGGAAGCGAAAGCATCATGCTGATCAACAGCGGCGCAATTGCTGAGCAGTTCGTCGGACAACACCTCGCTTATTCAGGGGAAGCTTATGAAACTCCAGGGCTTCATTACTGGAACCGCGAGAAAAAAAGCTCTTCCGCGGAAGTGGATTTTCTGATCCAATCCGGGAACAAAGTGGTGCCTGTGGAAGTCAAGGCCGGCAAAACAGGCTCCCTGCGGTCTCTGCAGGTTTTCCTCCATGAGAAAAAAGCGGATTTCGCGGTCCGCTTCAATACTGACTTTCCCTCTACAGGTGAGTTCCGGACTTCGATCCCAGGCGCTGAACAGAGGTGTTACCGGCTCCTGTCACTGCCTCTTTACCTGATCTGCCAGGCGCAGAGGCTGATAGAGCGCGAGAATGCCACAGCCACTACCTGA
- a CDS encoding DUF1574 family protein, which translates to MKKFFLKFFLLLPLSVIIIGTNYYTDPANLFSNSKIENKISKLIIAHKNFSGIDSFDERIMQKNIINSFEESPKIISLGSSRIMQIESNLFSDNTFFNHFVSGASLEDFIAIMGMYFDKGIKPEIVIIGLDPWLLNKNNGQTRWISLKEEYNNGLLRLGGKAKFTFNFPGWNKWSQLISLAYFQESFTYLIKRKKKMLETTDKPNETSSVIRFDGSRGLSKIERERTSEEVSKMANEYASEEPVYSLGDFNELDQELKTNFNLFILFLVGQNVKPIFVLAPYHPKAYKKIIKKYAVVAEAEAFYKKYAFDNGIDLVGSYNPDISNTDCSLFYDGMHLKVDFYRTILPDLILKNLKK; encoded by the coding sequence ATGAAAAAATTCTTTTTAAAGTTTTTTTTATTACTGCCATTGTCTGTCATCATTATTGGTACAAATTATTATACTGACCCTGCTAATCTATTTAGTAATTCCAAAATTGAAAACAAGATATCCAAACTGATCATTGCTCATAAAAATTTTTCAGGTATAGATAGTTTCGATGAAAGAATCATGCAAAAAAATATAATTAATTCATTCGAAGAATCGCCTAAAATCATCTCACTTGGTTCAAGCAGAATTATGCAAATAGAGTCGAACCTTTTTAGCGACAATACTTTTTTCAATCATTTTGTTTCAGGGGCTTCACTTGAGGATTTTATTGCAATCATGGGAATGTATTTTGATAAAGGTATAAAACCTGAGATTGTTATCATAGGGCTGGATCCATGGTTACTAAATAAAAATAATGGCCAAACAAGATGGATTTCTTTAAAAGAAGAATATAACAATGGACTTTTAAGATTGGGAGGTAAAGCCAAATTTACATTTAATTTTCCTGGATGGAACAAATGGAGCCAACTGATTTCATTAGCCTATTTTCAAGAGTCTTTTACATATTTAATTAAAAGAAAGAAGAAGATGCTGGAAACTACTGATAAGCCTAATGAGACATCTTCAGTCATTCGTTTCGATGGATCAAGAGGACTATCGAAAATTGAAAGAGAACGAACCTCAGAAGAAGTAAGCAAGATGGCTAATGAATATGCTTCTGAGGAGCCTGTATATTCGTTAGGAGATTTTAATGAGTTGGATCAAGAACTAAAAACAAATTTTAATTTATTTATCCTTTTTCTGGTTGGGCAAAATGTAAAACCAATCTTTGTACTAGCGCCATATCATCCAAAAGCTTACAAAAAAATAATTAAAAAATATGCTGTTGTGGCTGAAGCGGAGGCATTTTATAAAAAATATGCTTTTGATAATGGCATTGACTTGGTTGGTTCATATAATCCTGACATTTCAAATACCGATTGTTCCCTTTTTTATGATGGGATGCACCTTAAAGTTGATTTTTACCGAACAATTTTACCCGATTTGATCTTGAAAAATTTAAAAAAGTAG
- a CDS encoding DUF4258 domain-containing protein, whose protein sequence is MTDWIELIRDCFAEDRVLYSSHALSEMKNEEFGCITDKEIEESIGNGRIIELYPADEPYPSCLIYGKTGCDRPIHAVCAVSEKEHLCIIVTAYQPDPERWEQFERRKP, encoded by the coding sequence TTGACTGACTGGATTGAATTGATCAGAGATTGTTTTGCTGAAGACAGAGTATTATACAGCAGTCATGCTTTATCTGAAATGAAAAACGAGGAATTTGGCTGCATCACTGACAAGGAGATTGAAGAATCAATAGGCAATGGCAGGATCATTGAGTTGTACCCAGCGGATGAACCGTATCCAAGTTGTCTGATATATGGGAAAACAGGTTGCGACAGGCCGATTCACGCTGTATGCGCCGTTTCCGAAAAAGAGCACTTGTGCATCATAGTGACTGCTTATCAGCCGGACCCGGAGCGGTGGGAGCAGTTTGAAAGGAGAAAGCCATGA
- a CDS encoding acyl carrier protein, whose product MNVAEKLNDVFRQVFDNEEIVISPVMTANDVDGWDSLSHVNLILAIETAFRISFTQRELLTFRNVGDLISSIEKKIVKQSN is encoded by the coding sequence ATGAATGTTGCAGAAAAACTGAATGATGTTTTCAGACAAGTATTTGACAATGAAGAAATCGTAATTTCACCTGTTATGACTGCAAATGATGTGGACGGCTGGGATTCACTCTCGCATGTCAACCTTATTTTAGCTATAGAAACAGCATTCAGGATCAGTTTTACCCAGCGTGAATTATTAACTTTTAGGAATGTCGGGGATTTGATTTCTTCGATTGAGAAGAAAATCGTGAAGCAAAGCAACTAA
- a CDS encoding NAD-dependent 4,6-dehydratase LegB, whose translation MQQKNVWRISLKLKNLRILVTGSDGFIGSHLVEALLEKGAKVRAFVYYNSFNSWGWLDTFSRKKLDQIEIFAGDVRDPNGVREAMKGCDVVFHLAALIGIPFSYHSPDSYVDTNIKGTLNVLQAARDLSTKRILVTSTSEVYGTAQYVPIDEKHPYQGQSPYSASKIGADRMAESFYRSFDLPVTIVRPFNTYGPRQSARAVIPTIITQLLNGYKKIKLGALHPTRDLTFVKDTCRGFIAIAESDKTVGKEINIAGNSEISIGELAKKLISMINPKAKIVSDQARLRPGKSEVERLCGDNTLIRKLTGWKPEYSLDKGFSETIEWLRDPKNLQGYKAGIYNV comes from the coding sequence ATGCAGCAAAAAAATGTTTGGAGGATTTCGCTGAAATTAAAGAATCTAAGAATTTTAGTTACAGGCTCTGACGGCTTTATCGGCAGCCATCTAGTGGAAGCTCTTTTGGAGAAAGGTGCCAAAGTCCGGGCATTTGTGTATTACAATTCTTTCAACTCCTGGGGATGGCTGGATACATTTTCCAGGAAAAAACTTGATCAGATAGAGATCTTTGCCGGGGACGTGAGGGACCCGAATGGAGTGAGAGAAGCCATGAAGGGCTGTGATGTTGTTTTTCATCTTGCAGCCCTGATCGGGATCCCATTTTCCTATCATTCTCCTGATTCCTATGTGGACACTAACATTAAAGGCACTCTCAATGTGCTGCAGGCTGCCCGGGATCTCAGCACTAAAAGAATCCTTGTAACTTCCACATCTGAAGTATATGGCACAGCCCAATACGTGCCGATCGATGAAAAGCATCCTTATCAAGGGCAATCCCCGTATTCAGCCAGCAAGATCGGAGCAGATCGGATGGCTGAGTCCTTTTACCGCTCCTTTGATCTGCCTGTGACTATAGTCAGGCCTTTCAACACTTATGGTCCCAGACAGTCAGCCAGGGCAGTCATACCTACGATCATTACTCAGTTACTCAATGGATATAAAAAGATTAAACTGGGTGCTTTACACCCGACCAGGGATCTGACTTTTGTCAAAGATACCTGCAGGGGATTCATCGCGATTGCAGAATCAGATAAGACTGTCGGGAAAGAGATTAATATTGCCGGCAATTCAGAAATATCTATTGGCGAACTGGCCAAGAAATTAATCAGTATGATAAACCCTAAGGCAAAAATCGTCAGTGATCAGGCAAGGTTGAGACCAGGAAAAAGCGAAGTGGAGCGATTGTGCGGAGATAATACCCTGATCAGGAAATTGACAGGCTGGAAGCCTGAGTATTCGCTGGATAAGGGGTTTTCTGAGACAATCGAATGGTTAAGGGACCCGAAAAATCTGCAGGGCTATAAAGCAGGGATTTACAATGTCTGA
- a CDS encoding nucleotidyltransferase domain-containing protein: MRLSPDEIRAIKESVAEADPKAVIYLYGSRSDDGKRGGDIDLMVLSDKIDRRARRKIKLKIYDRIGEQKIDLLVTADPVTPLEKIAFNQGVRL, from the coding sequence GTGAGACTTAGTCCTGATGAAATCAGAGCGATCAAGGAAAGCGTAGCAGAAGCAGATCCGAAAGCCGTGATCTATCTGTACGGGTCCCGCTCCGACGACGGCAAGCGGGGCGGAGATATCGACCTGATGGTGCTTTCCGATAAAATAGACAGGCGGGCCAGGCGGAAGATAAAGCTCAAGATCTATGATCGAATTGGGGAACAGAAGATTGATCTTCTGGTGACCGCAGATCCTGTTACACCGCTTGAGAAAATTGCGTTCAACCAGGGGGTGCGGCTTTGA
- a CDS encoding GDP-L-fucose synthase yields MEKAAKIYIAGHDGLVGSAFVRKLKEQGYENLIFAHYTEVDLRRQEDTERFFEKHKPEYVFLAAAKVGGILANNTYKAEFIYDNLMIATNVIHSSYKFGVKKLLNLGSSCIYPKLAPQPLKEEYLLTGPLEPTNEPYAIAKIAAIKLCRYYNEQYGTNFISVMPTNMYGPHDNFNLETSHVLPAMLRKFQLAKLLSEEKYDAVISDLKKYGNFPADLSTALSNHHSLTTSHLSRFGIYPDHVSLWGSGTPYREFLHVDDMVDACLMLMEKFSCQEIGELINIGTGEDTTIKDLAELIRGIVGFNGEIRWDSSKPDGTPKKQQDVSRLNGLKWKAKIDIKEGIKKYYQWYLNNCIGK; encoded by the coding sequence TTGGAAAAAGCTGCGAAAATTTACATAGCCGGACATGATGGCTTAGTAGGCAGCGCCTTTGTCAGGAAATTGAAAGAACAGGGCTACGAAAATCTGATTTTCGCGCATTACACTGAAGTGGATCTCAGAAGACAGGAAGACACTGAGCGTTTTTTTGAAAAACACAAACCTGAATATGTATTCCTGGCAGCAGCCAAAGTCGGCGGGATTCTAGCCAACAACACCTATAAGGCAGAATTCATTTACGACAATCTGATGATTGCCACAAATGTGATCCACAGTTCCTATAAATTCGGAGTGAAGAAGCTTTTGAATCTGGGTTCTTCCTGCATTTACCCCAAGCTCGCGCCTCAGCCGCTCAAGGAAGAATACCTGCTCACCGGCCCGCTGGAACCGACCAATGAGCCCTATGCGATTGCCAAGATCGCTGCGATCAAGCTCTGCCGCTATTACAACGAGCAATACGGCACAAATTTCATCTCAGTGATGCCTACCAACATGTATGGCCCGCACGACAACTTCAATCTGGAAACTTCGCATGTCCTGCCAGCCATGCTGCGCAAGTTCCAGCTGGCAAAACTGCTCTCTGAAGAAAAATATGATGCTGTGATTTCAGACTTGAAAAAATACGGCAATTTCCCGGCAGATTTGTCCACCGCTCTTTCCAATCACCATTCACTAACCACCAGTCACTTATCCCGTTTCGGCATCTACCCAGACCATGTCTCACTCTGGGGTTCAGGAACGCCATACCGTGAATTCCTGCATGTGGATGACATGGTTGATGCCTGCCTGATGCTGATGGAAAAATTCAGCTGCCAGGAAATCGGAGAACTGATCAATATCGGAACAGGAGAAGACACGACCATCAAGGATCTGGCGGAATTGATCAGAGGGATTGTAGGATTTAATGGTGAAATCAGATGGGATTCATCCAAGCCTGACGGCACGCCCAAGAAACAGCAGGATGTATCCAGGCTGAACGGTCTGAAATGGAAAGCAAAAATTGACATCAAGGAAGGAATCAAAAAATACTATCAGTGGTATTTGAATAATTGCATAGGAAAGTGA